In the Aliarcobacter cryaerophilus genome, one interval contains:
- a CDS encoding phage tail protein I, with protein sequence MSSTSLLPQSEDDKLKAIDLAYEIRVAKIKQELQVISTLAQPKRADERFLPYLAHSHQVAFWSNDLTLDEKRAIIDFSIHLHRKKGTLFALKEVLKRLNIDVKFYEWFEYQGLPYHFKVDVDFLNRPIEDKDLKIIEEFIEIYKNTKSILELININIKTNLKEKYAMATITGEDIEVLPYTVRNLNFSQKEIYATAIKMSECITLNLVIGDL encoded by the coding sequence ATGAGTTCAACATCTCTACTGCCACAATCTGAAGATGATAAATTAAAAGCTATTGATCTAGCTTATGAGATAAGAGTTGCAAAAATAAAACAAGAGCTGCAAGTAATATCAACTTTGGCTCAACCAAAAAGAGCAGATGAAAGATTTTTGCCATATCTAGCACATAGCCATCAAGTTGCTTTTTGGAGCAATGATTTAACTTTAGATGAAAAAAGAGCAATTATTGATTTTAGTATTCATCTTCATAGAAAAAAAGGAACTTTGTTTGCTTTAAAAGAGGTTTTAAAAAGATTAAACATTGATGTTAAGTTTTATGAGTGGTTTGAATATCAAGGACTACCATATCACTTTAAAGTAGATGTTGATTTTTTAAATAGACCTATTGAAGATAAAGATTTAAAAATTATTGAAGAGTTTATTGAAATCTATAAAAACACAAAAAGTATTTTAGAGCTTATAAACATAAATATAAAAACAAATCTAAAAGAGAAATATGCAATGGCAACAATTACAGGTGAAGATATAGAAGTTTTACCATATACGGTAAGAAATTTAAACTTTTCACAAAAAGAGATATATGCAACTGCAATTAAAATGAGTGAATGTATCACTTTGAATTTAGTAATAGGAGATTTATAA
- a CDS encoding phage tail protein yields the protein MENFYTLLSNTGINAIIAARASNSEVKLTKIAVGDGDIIPSQDMTALKSEKHRFNINSIIQDIDNPNYLIVEGVIPSNVGGFYVSEVAIYTDQNTLFAIGSLPKTYKPLLEEGSAKDLTIKIFLEVTNADNVTLKVDDSVVLATRKFVLSELKKYALINGDETKRFKVADAVEPNEAINKKQLNEATNRIGLYDVGYEAKPYHIIAFGGEFNRAHYPKLWVWLQGKSFLKTETEWQAEALANDGICGFYSSGNGTTTFRVPNIDEAFLRPSSRGVGSYQSDAIRNIIGTSFWAQYGFTEPGSVSGAFKAGPRNLRDFMGAGGYASSALLFDASLVVPTANENRPKNIAILPLIVAK from the coding sequence ATGGAAAACTTTTATACTCTGTTAAGTAATACAGGAATAAATGCAATTATCGCTGCACGTGCTAGTAATAGTGAAGTTAAATTAACAAAAATAGCAGTTGGTGATGGAGATATTATACCTTCACAAGATATGACAGCTTTAAAAAGTGAAAAGCATAGGTTTAATATAAACTCTATTATTCAGGATATAGATAATCCAAATTATCTAATAGTAGAGGGTGTAATTCCTTCGAATGTTGGTGGATTTTATGTAAGTGAAGTAGCAATTTATACTGATCAAAATACACTTTTTGCTATTGGAAGTTTACCAAAAACGTACAAACCACTTTTAGAAGAGGGAAGTGCAAAAGATTTAACTATAAAAATATTTTTAGAAGTAACAAATGCAGATAATGTAACTTTAAAAGTAGATGATAGTGTAGTTTTAGCAACTAGAAAATTTGTATTAAGCGAACTAAAAAAATATGCACTTATTAATGGTGATGAAACTAAGAGGTTTAAAGTAGCTGATGCAGTTGAGCCAAATGAGGCAATAAATAAAAAACAATTAAATGAAGCTACAAACAGAATCGGACTATATGATGTAGGCTATGAAGCAAAGCCTTATCATATTATCGCTTTTGGTGGTGAGTTTAACAGAGCTCATTATCCAAAGCTTTGGGTATGGCTACAAGGAAAAAGTTTTTTAAAAACCGAAACCGAATGGCAAGCTGAAGCTTTAGCTAATGATGGAATTTGTGGTTTCTATTCAAGTGGTAATGGAACAACGACTTTTAGAGTGCCAAATATAGATGAAGCTTTCTTAAGACCTTCAAGTAGAGGTGTTGGGAGTTATCAAAGTGATGCTATTCGAAATATTATTGGAACTTCTTTTTGGGCTCAATATGGTTTTACTGAACCTGGTTCTGTTTCTGGAGCATTTAAAGCTGGCCCAAGAAATTTGAGAGATTTTATGGGAGCTGGTGGATATGCAAGTAGTGCTTTGCTTTTTGATGCATCTTTAGTAGTTCCAACAGCAAATGAAAATAGACCAAAAAATATTGCAATTCTACCATTGATAGTGGCAAAGTAA
- a CDS encoding GPW/gp25 family protein, with protein MAKRISREKSFKRIIETPLGTRVYLPHFGSRIHELIDKTMNQKWVLLFQKYLYECFFDENWEPWDDRLIPDGVTVTYFDEKEAAITCEIKFQDGTVLSYGVGSEK; from the coding sequence ATGGCTAAAAGAATATCAAGAGAAAAAAGCTTTAAGCGAATAATAGAAACTCCTTTAGGAACTAGAGTTTATCTTCCACATTTTGGTTCAAGAATTCATGAGCTAATAGATAAAACAATGAATCAAAAGTGGGTTTTATTATTTCAAAAATATCTTTATGAATGTTTTTTTGATGAGAACTGGGAGCCTTGGGATGATAGATTAATTCCAGATGGTGTAACTGTGACTTACTTTGATGAAAAAGAAGCAGCTATTACTTGTGAGATAAAGTTTCAAGATGGAACAGTTTTATCATATGGCGTAGGAAGTGAAAAATGA
- a CDS encoding phage protein Gp37: MQDYEEELKKILQKITPNVDTYYGEFSSLSDIKIDHNKMPAIYVDFLGENPINGYQQKLTFSLYLVAASFSKNEKTRDEKRYSIYSLIQEVNKALYLKPILESEPIVLKSSKKILDAKAQNAYLVIFQKNIEFNIETSFSQGETFE; encoded by the coding sequence TTGCAAGATTATGAAGAAGAGTTAAAAAAGATACTTCAAAAAATCACTCCAAATGTAGATACATATTATGGTGAGTTTAGTTCACTAAGTGATATAAAAATAGATCATAATAAAATGCCTGCAATATACGTTGATTTTTTAGGTGAAAATCCTATAAATGGTTATCAGCAAAAACTCACTTTTTCTTTATATCTTGTAGCTGCTAGTTTTAGTAAAAATGAAAAGACAAGAGATGAGAAAAGATATAGTATTTACTCTTTAATTCAAGAAGTAAATAAAGCTTTATATTTAAAGCCTATATTAGAATCAGAACCAATCGTTTTAAAATCTTCAAAAAAAATACTAGATGCAAAAGCACAAAATGCATACCTTGTTATATTTCAAAAAAACATAGAATTTAATATAGAAACATCATTTTCGCAAGGAGAGACATTTGAGTAA
- a CDS encoding phage baseplate assembly protein V codes for MLNLVELKRRLENIVQVGQISATKNQDGKALARVVVHDVGEDKRVTDFLPVIGFANSFARVFFPLRAGEQVLVISLFGDANKGFILRSIFNKSCKEPDGASETKTIIEFEDGAILSYDTKSSTLEVLNQKTINVKVGEAVNVEVGQTVVINVGQSAKIVAPTVDIESTTTTIKSTSINLLGNTLIQGGITTQGVNGGAGTFSIDGTLDITQNLSTGGDASIGGNADVSGSITDSRGDLTNHTNEGKSRD; via the coding sequence ATGTTAAATTTAGTAGAACTAAAAAGAAGATTAGAAAACATTGTTCAAGTTGGTCAAATTAGTGCTACAAAAAATCAAGATGGAAAAGCACTTGCTAGAGTAGTTGTGCATGATGTTGGTGAAGATAAAAGAGTAACTGATTTCTTGCCAGTGATTGGTTTTGCTAACTCTTTTGCAAGAGTGTTTTTTCCACTAAGAGCTGGAGAGCAGGTTTTAGTAATAAGCCTTTTTGGTGATGCAAATAAAGGTTTTATTCTTAGATCTATATTTAATAAATCTTGTAAAGAGCCAGATGGTGCAAGTGAAACTAAAACAATAATAGAATTTGAAGATGGAGCAATTTTATCTTATGACACAAAAAGTTCTACTTTAGAGGTTTTAAATCAAAAGACTATAAATGTAAAAGTTGGTGAAGCTGTAAATGTTGAAGTAGGGCAAACAGTAGTTATAAATGTAGGACAAAGTGCAAAAATAGTTGCACCAACTGTTGATATTGAATCTACTACTACAACTATTAAAAGCACATCAATAAATCTATTGGGAAATACATTAATTCAAGGTGGAATTACTACACAAGGTGTAAATGGTGGAGCAGGAACTTTTAGCATAGATGGAACTTTAGATATTACTCAAAATTTATCTACAGGTGGAGATGCAAGTATTGGTGGAAATGCAGATGTCTCTGGAAGTATTACTGATAGTAGAGGTGATTTAACAAATCACACAAACGAAGGTAAAAGTAGAGATTAA
- a CDS encoding baseplate J/gp47 family protein yields the protein MINIASLPKPAVLLELDYNKIKQANIDELKKLDPDWEHIESDDFMPNIEANAYRELHLRQEFNQLALAFFLATATKADLDNWGAAYDCLRLEGAHPWANYTFSLSEVRNSDITINKGLTLTDDESKYEARLIEDVVIKKGELEAVGKVELQLYTSSSDIQTNNITTTLPYILEAKANSDFKAGAEVESDDDYRFRILLSMSDKSTAGSSATYKSYAYKADERIEDIKVVNGIKDFSTYLPLFLGKNELEILDGIRNLIADFCTVIVYYYSQNADALMQQRIEEILNSDTVRPMTDYVKVIEATPKLFQITAVLNCEKNQEYGLIQTQALENLTKNLIKLRKIGESITLSEINDFLRVGGVKEVVILEPTENVTVLSHEIGVCDEFNISTATI from the coding sequence ATGATCAACATTGCATCGTTACCAAAACCAGCTGTATTACTAGAACTTGATTATAACAAAATCAAACAAGCAAATATTGATGAGCTTAAAAAACTTGATCCTGATTGGGAGCATATAGAATCAGATGATTTTATGCCAAATATAGAAGCAAATGCATATAGAGAGTTGCATTTAAGACAAGAGTTTAATCAATTAGCTCTAGCTTTCTTTTTAGCAACTGCAACAAAAGCTGATCTAGATAACTGGGGAGCTGCTTATGACTGTTTGAGATTAGAAGGAGCACATCCTTGGGCTAATTATACTTTTTCATTATCTGAAGTAAGAAATAGTGATATTACTATTAACAAAGGTCTTACTTTAACTGATGATGAGAGTAAATATGAAGCAAGATTGATTGAAGATGTAGTTATTAAAAAAGGTGAACTTGAAGCTGTTGGAAAAGTAGAACTTCAACTTTATACATCAAGTAGTGATATTCAAACAAATAATATAACTACAACTCTTCCTTACATTTTAGAAGCAAAAGCAAACTCTGATTTTAAAGCTGGAGCTGAGGTAGAAAGTGATGATGATTATAGGTTTAGAATTCTTTTAAGTATGAGTGATAAATCAACAGCTGGATCAAGTGCGACGTATAAGTCTTATGCATATAAAGCTGATGAGAGAATAGAGGATATTAAAGTTGTAAACGGAATAAAAGATTTTTCTACTTATTTGCCTTTGTTTTTAGGAAAAAATGAACTTGAAATTCTTGATGGAATTAGAAATTTAATAGCTGATTTTTGTACTGTAATTGTTTATTACTATTCTCAAAATGCAGATGCTTTAATGCAACAACGAATAGAAGAGATTTTAAATAGTGACACAGTTAGACCTATGACAGATTATGTAAAAGTTATTGAGGCTACTCCAAAACTATTTCAAATAACAGCTGTTTTAAATTGTGAGAAAAATCAAGAGTATGGACTTATTCAAACTCAAGCTTTAGAGAATTTAACAAAGAATTTAATTAAGTTGCGAAAAATTGGAGAGAGCATTACTTTATCAGAAATCAACGATTTTTTAAGAGTTGGTGGAGTTAAAGAGGTAGTTATTTTAGAACCAACTGAAAATGTAACTGTTTTATCTCATGAAATAGGAGTGTGTGATGAGTTCAACATCTCTACTGCCACAATCTGA
- a CDS encoding phage holin family protein: MKLDDLLFMCILSVISFVAGVIGLINRAEHINKEKLKDKIIFLWIGGVSSVLIGLIVYEISFYFLQNQRVCLAISAFCAWIGTRLLLEAQSRALHFIQNYKKED; the protein is encoded by the coding sequence ATGAAATTAGATGATTTGCTTTTCATGTGTATTTTATCAGTTATCTCTTTTGTGGCTGGTGTAATTGGTCTTATAAATCGTGCTGAACATATAAACAAAGAAAAATTAAAAGACAAAATCATCTTTTTATGGATTGGTGGAGTTAGCTCTGTTTTAATTGGTTTGATTGTTTATGAGATAAGTTTTTATTTTTTACAAAATCAAAGAGTTTGTTTAGCAATTAGTGCATTTTGTGCATGGATTGGTACAAGATTATTACTTGAAGCTCAAAGTCGAGCATTACATTTTATTCAAAACTACAAAAAAGAAGATTAG
- a CDS encoding phage protease, whose amino-acid sequence MSKYIVCNLPINQKSNELKIAVTGEWKGHSNGAFSLSLEDLQQIKTNFDNAKVDGVIDLDHATVFQGTGAAYGWIKELFFKGDELWAKIEWLETGLELIKSRKYKYISPVFLPNTIEQVTATNIGWTLHSAALTNRPFMEELGEIKVNNKQDQIQNKEESMTPEEQKKMDDLEAKVQSLEEKLKNKDEEIEKEKEKSVETEVDNAIALNKVSAAQKESLIALGKANPDELKKLLSTMTAITVPNNNMYANSNNQHNQQEQKLSEAELNA is encoded by the coding sequence TTGAGTAAATATATAGTTTGCAATCTTCCTATTAATCAAAAAAGCAATGAACTTAAAATAGCTGTTACAGGTGAATGGAAAGGGCATAGTAATGGAGCTTTTTCTCTAAGTTTAGAAGATTTACAACAAATAAAAACAAACTTTGATAATGCCAAAGTTGATGGTGTTATAGATTTAGATCATGCAACAGTTTTTCAAGGAACTGGTGCAGCCTATGGTTGGATAAAAGAACTATTTTTTAAAGGAGATGAATTATGGGCAAAAATTGAATGGCTAGAAACTGGTTTAGAGCTTATAAAAAGTAGAAAATATAAATATATTAGTCCAGTGTTTTTACCAAATACAATTGAGCAGGTAACTGCTACAAATATTGGTTGGACATTACATAGTGCTGCTTTAACTAACCGACCTTTTATGGAAGAGCTAGGAGAGATTAAAGTTAATAATAAACAAGATCAAATTCAAAATAAGGAGGAGTCTATGACACCTGAAGAACAAAAAAAGATGGATGATTTGGAAGCTAAAGTTCAATCTTTAGAAGAAAAATTAAAAAATAAAGATGAAGAGATTGAAAAAGAAAAAGAGAAAAGTGTTGAAACTGAAGTTGATAATGCTATTGCATTAAACAAAGTAAGTGCTGCACAAAAAGAGTCACTTATTGCTTTAGGAAAAGCAAATCCTGATGAACTTAAAAAACTTTTATCAACAATGACTGCTATTACAGTTCCAAACAACAATATGTATGCAAACAGTAATAACCAACATAATCAACAAGAACAAAAGCTATCTGAAGCTGAGTTAAATGCATAA